In one Oceanotoga teriensis genomic region, the following are encoded:
- a CDS encoding ribonucleoside triphosphate reductase, whose protein sequence is MDIINNYLNQSDWKVKENSNMQYSLQGLNNHIHQEIIKNYWLEEVYDNYNSKIKDYHKRGNMHIHDLGSLSSYCVGWDLEELLRKGFNGVENKVASGPANHLRTALMQIVNFLYTMQGEAAGAVAFSNFDTLLAPFIYYDSLKYEEVYQSMQEFIFNMNVPTRVGFQSPFSNITLDIFVPNTYKNKKVIIGGKEKDKTYEEFQTEMNMLNKAFIEVMMKGDYDGRPFSFPIPTYNITKDFSWDDEVSNMIMDMTMKYGTPYFSNYVNSDMSPEDARSMCCRLKLSNKDVKEHMEQLSFGFVNDTKNEEQADEVKRRGGLFASNPLTGSIGVVTLNIPRLMFLSNGEEKKFFELLDDTMNIAKESLEIKRINVEQWTKSGLYPYTKVYLDGVYKLTGQYWANHFSTIGFVGMHEGLLNFGIEDGILNPEGKIFAQKIMDYMLKKLEEYNKETGNLYNLEASPAEGTSYRLASLDFKEFGADIIQSGDENTNYYTNSVHPPVKFFEDPFDLLEHQEGLQDKWTGGTVLHIFVGEKITDRDVLKEFIKKSFENHTLPYMSITPTFSICKNHGYISGEHFECPICGEKSEVYSRVVGYYRPVQAWNKGKQKEYVERKQYTI, encoded by the coding sequence ATGGATATAATAAATAATTATTTGAATCAAAGTGATTGGAAAGTAAAAGAAAATTCTAATATGCAATATTCTTTACAAGGATTAAATAATCATATTCATCAGGAAATAATAAAGAATTACTGGTTAGAAGAAGTTTATGATAATTATAATTCTAAAATTAAAGATTATCATAAAAGAGGAAATATGCATATACATGATCTTGGATCTTTATCGAGTTATTGTGTAGGCTGGGATCTTGAAGAGCTTTTAAGAAAAGGTTTCAATGGAGTTGAAAATAAAGTTGCTTCTGGCCCTGCAAATCATTTGAGAACTGCTTTAATGCAAATAGTCAATTTTTTATATACAATGCAAGGGGAAGCTGCTGGAGCTGTGGCCTTTTCAAATTTTGATACGCTTTTGGCACCTTTCATATATTATGATTCATTAAAATATGAAGAAGTTTATCAAAGTATGCAGGAATTCATATTCAATATGAATGTGCCTACAAGAGTTGGATTTCAATCACCATTTAGCAATATAACTCTTGATATATTTGTACCAAATACTTATAAAAATAAAAAAGTAATAATAGGTGGTAAAGAGAAAGATAAAACATATGAAGAGTTTCAAACTGAAATGAATATGCTCAATAAAGCATTTATAGAAGTTATGATGAAAGGCGATTATGATGGAAGACCTTTTTCATTTCCTATACCAACATATAATATAACAAAAGACTTTTCATGGGATGATGAAGTTTCAAATATGATAATGGATATGACTATGAAATATGGTACCCCGTATTTTTCAAATTATGTAAATTCAGATATGAGCCCCGAAGATGCGAGAAGTATGTGTTGTAGGTTGAAACTTTCAAATAAGGATGTTAAAGAACATATGGAGCAACTTTCTTTTGGTTTCGTGAATGATACAAAAAATGAAGAACAAGCAGATGAAGTTAAAAGAAGGGGTGGATTATTTGCATCTAACCCTCTTACAGGATCTATAGGTGTAGTAACTCTAAATATTCCAAGGTTGATGTTTTTATCAAATGGAGAAGAGAAAAAATTCTTTGAACTTTTAGATGATACTATGAATATTGCTAAAGAATCACTTGAAATAAAAAGAATTAATGTTGAGCAATGGACAAAAAGTGGACTTTACCCATATACTAAAGTTTATCTCGATGGAGTTTATAAACTCACTGGTCAGTACTGGGCAAATCATTTTTCTACGATAGGTTTTGTTGGAATGCATGAAGGTTTATTAAATTTTGGTATTGAAGATGGGATATTGAACCCAGAAGGTAAGATTTTTGCACAAAAAATTATGGACTACATGTTAAAAAAACTTGAGGAATATAATAAAGAGACGGGGAATCTGTATAATCTTGAAGCTTCACCAGCAGAAGGCACGAGCTATAGACTTGCAAGCCTTGATTTTAAAGAATTTGGTGCAGATATAATACAATCTGGTGATGAAAATACTAATTATTATACAAATTCAGTACATCCTCCTGTAAAATTTTTTGAAGATCCTTTTGATTTATTAGAACATCAGGAAGGTCTTCAAGATAAATGGACTGGTGGAACAGTTTTACATATATTTGTTGGAGAAAAAATAACAGATAGAGATGTTTTAAAAGAATTTATAAAAAAATCATTTGAAAATCATACATTACCTTATATGAGTATAACACCAACATTTTCTATATGTAAAAATCATGGATATATTTCTGGAGAACATTTTGAATGCCCTATATGTGGAGAGAAGTCTGAAGTTTATTCAAGAGTAGTTGGTTATTATAGACCTGTTCAAGCTTGGAATAAAGGTAAACAAAAAGAATACGTTGAAAGAAAGCAGTATACCATATAG
- a CDS encoding methyl-accepting chemotaxis protein: MKKISQQILIPTIITIVLMTLTLVIFTLYEGSKAITAEATSRLEHMAETATLDFNSILSEVTLKVDAIEDYIKAEIDTKRLDDDDYMAEFTESIKPFMKNIAISTQGNDSSYIHFDPDYTDKAYNVYYKADKNDYVLQPTTPKENFVESRDDMVWYFVPKKTKTNYFTDPYDWDGTMLITYAKPIIINGRFIAVAGMDFLFDDIKNLVLSEKVYDTGYAYLVNNDNKLIVHKELEGNTSKLAETLKNSKSGYTEDEEKFFGYSTLLNGWKYIISVPKSEVLSGLNILITSLIIISIVSLAVVILIILLITSKIVKPIKEVSIVADRVAENDLTTDVDKKLVNRKDEIGVLAKSFEKMIESLRTIIDNMQDSSKNINDSSADLASVAEETSATAEELSAQVNSITHSAENAAANVEEVNSGVEEVAASAQAISKAAAELNEQSNDTNSSALRGVNSINGISSTVKNAVTKSKKTEEDVKLLEEKSNKIGEIVDAISSITEQTNLLALNAAIEAARAGEAGKGFAVVADEIRKLAEESRKATEEIEAILKEIQSSTKNVNTSTEDTVVTIKEIDDEIKKISDEFNSILEKVQLMRSSIENMSASSEQQSASAEEMSSAMDSVARIVNQISEDLSAASISITNQAEGAQQTSASSEELASLSESFAQLIDKFKLR; this comes from the coding sequence ATGAAAAAAATTAGTCAACAAATCTTAATACCTACAATAATAACTATAGTATTGATGACTTTAACACTCGTGATTTTCACCTTATATGAAGGTTCAAAAGCTATAACTGCTGAAGCAACTTCAAGGCTTGAACACATGGCTGAAACAGCTACTTTAGACTTCAACTCCATACTTTCAGAGGTCACTTTAAAAGTTGATGCTATAGAAGATTATATTAAAGCAGAAATAGATACAAAAAGACTTGATGATGATGATTATATGGCTGAATTTACAGAATCAATAAAACCTTTTATGAAAAATATTGCTATAAGTACTCAAGGAAATGATTCTTCATATATTCACTTTGATCCAGATTATACAGATAAAGCTTATAATGTATATTATAAAGCAGATAAAAATGATTATGTATTACAACCAACAACACCAAAAGAAAATTTTGTAGAATCAAGAGATGATATGGTATGGTACTTTGTCCCAAAGAAAACAAAAACAAATTATTTCACAGACCCATATGACTGGGATGGAACTATGCTAATAACTTATGCAAAACCTATTATAATCAATGGTAGATTTATAGCCGTTGCAGGAATGGATTTTTTATTTGATGATATAAAAAATCTTGTTTTAAGTGAAAAAGTATATGATACAGGCTATGCATATCTAGTAAATAATGATAATAAATTGATAGTACATAAAGAATTAGAAGGTAATACTTCAAAATTGGCTGAAACACTTAAAAATTCCAAATCTGGTTATACCGAAGATGAAGAAAAATTCTTTGGATATTCCACACTTTTAAATGGTTGGAAATATATAATTTCTGTTCCTAAATCAGAAGTATTGAGTGGATTGAATATACTTATAACTTCGCTTATAATAATTTCAATAGTATCTCTCGCAGTTGTCATTTTAATAATACTTTTGATTACTTCTAAAATAGTTAAACCTATAAAAGAAGTTTCTATTGTTGCAGATAGAGTAGCTGAAAATGATTTAACCACAGATGTTGATAAGAAATTAGTTAATAGAAAAGATGAAATTGGAGTACTTGCAAAATCTTTTGAAAAAATGATAGAAAGCTTGAGAACAATAATAGATAATATGCAAGATTCTTCTAAAAATATAAATGATTCATCTGCAGATCTCGCATCAGTTGCAGAAGAAACGAGTGCAACAGCCGAAGAATTATCTGCTCAGGTTAATTCAATAACCCATTCAGCTGAAAATGCTGCAGCAAACGTTGAAGAAGTAAATTCAGGCGTTGAAGAAGTTGCGGCATCTGCACAGGCTATTTCAAAAGCTGCTGCAGAATTAAATGAACAATCAAATGATACTAATAGCTCTGCTCTAAGGGGAGTTAATTCGATAAACGGAATTTCAAGCACTGTAAAAAATGCTGTCACAAAATCTAAAAAAACTGAAGAAGATGTTAAATTACTTGAAGAAAAATCAAATAAAATAGGTGAAATTGTCGATGCAATAAGTTCTATAACAGAACAAACCAATTTACTTGCTTTAAATGCTGCTATTGAGGCTGCACGTGCCGGTGAAGCTGGAAAAGGTTTTGCAGTAGTTGCCGATGAAATAAGAAAGTTGGCAGAAGAATCCAGAAAAGCTACAGAAGAGATCGAAGCTATACTAAAAGAAATTCAATCGAGCACAAAAAATGTTAATACTTCAACAGAAGATACAGTTGTAACTATAAAAGAAATCGATGATGAAATCAAAAAAATATCAGATGAATTTAATTCTATATTAGAAAAAGTACAATTAATGAGATCATCTATTGAAAATATGTCAGCAAGTTCAGAACAGCAAAGTGCATCGGCAGAAGAAATGAGCTCGGCAATGGACTCAGTAGCAAGAATAGTTAATCAAATTTCAGAAGATCTTTCAGCAGCATCTATTTCTATAACAAATCAAGCCGAAGGAGCTCAACAAACGAGTGCAAGTTCAGAAGAATTGGCCTCATTATCTGAAAGTTTTGCACAATTGATAGATAAATTTAAATTAAGATAA
- a CDS encoding anaerobic ribonucleoside-triphosphate reductase activating protein, with protein sequence MYCGYRSFSFVDYPKKICSVLYTSGCNFRCPWCHNWKIAFEKEKNYIDEEQLHKYLNKSKKRVDALCISGGEPTIYEQLYESIRDIKSKFNFYIKLDTNGSNPKLLSKIIKSKNIDYVAMDIKSRPNKYSDLTDVKNYWEQVYQSVWMLRNSDIDYEFRMTYVPGLSDEKDIEFFENFLLNSEKGYITNAKSTEIYNIEKNETINTDKLIMR encoded by the coding sequence ATGTATTGTGGATATAGATCTTTTAGTTTTGTAGATTATCCTAAAAAAATATGTTCAGTTCTTTATACTTCAGGATGTAACTTTAGATGTCCATGGTGTCATAATTGGAAAATAGCTTTTGAAAAAGAAAAAAATTATATAGATGAAGAGCAACTTCATAAATATTTAAATAAATCTAAAAAGAGAGTAGATGCCCTCTGTATAAGTGGAGGAGAACCTACTATATATGAACAGTTATATGAAAGTATAAGGGATATAAAAAGTAAATTTAATTTTTATATAAAATTAGACACAAATGGTAGTAATCCAAAACTTTTGAGTAAAATTATTAAATCAAAAAATATAGATTATGTTGCTATGGATATAAAATCGAGACCAAATAAATATAGCGATCTCACAGATGTAAAAAATTATTGGGAACAGGTATATCAAAGTGTTTGGATGTTGAGAAATTCTGATATTGATTATGAATTTAGAATGACTTATGTTCCAGGATTATCCGATGAAAAAGATATAGAATTTTTTGAAAATTTTCTTTTAAATTCTGAAAAAGGTTATATAACAAATGCAAAATCTACAGAAATTTATAATATTGAAAAAAATGAAACTATAAACACAGATAAGCTAATAATGAGATAA
- a CDS encoding YitT family protein, with translation MNKRIIKEYTLSIIGVFLTAVGLVSFLMPYNIAAGGANGIAIVINGFTNIPVGILMYGVNIVLFSIAFIFIGKEFGFRSIFCTFLLNFFVDFLDRIVPFPKYNGDDMFLAVFFGVIISAIGMGIAFSVNSSTGGTDILARIMNKYTGLPLGISLLLLDLITGIAAGTVYDLRVGMYSIVSVVFNGLTVDFVMKSMNTSNILTIISENTDEIINYILNNLDRGASIIKAQGAYTNQEKNFIYVAVNKKQRGDIVRKIQKIDPKAFIIIQETLDVIGYGFKNFHNFI, from the coding sequence ATGAATAAACGGATTATCAAGGAGTATACATTATCGATTATTGGAGTTTTTTTAACAGCTGTTGGATTAGTATCTTTTTTAATGCCATACAATATAGCTGCAGGAGGTGCAAATGGAATAGCAATAGTTATAAATGGATTTACAAATATTCCAGTAGGAATTTTGATGTATGGTGTTAATATAGTTTTATTTTCAATAGCTTTTATTTTTATTGGAAAAGAGTTTGGGTTTAGAAGCATTTTTTGTACATTTTTATTAAACTTTTTTGTGGATTTTTTAGATAGAATCGTTCCATTTCCAAAATATAATGGTGATGATATGTTTTTAGCAGTTTTTTTTGGAGTTATAATATCGGCCATTGGAATGGGAATAGCATTTTCTGTTAATTCTTCGACTGGTGGAACAGATATACTTGCAAGAATAATGAATAAATATACAGGATTGCCACTTGGAATATCACTTTTATTATTAGATTTAATAACAGGTATTGCTGCTGGTACTGTATATGATTTGAGAGTTGGAATGTATTCAATAGTTTCTGTAGTATTTAACGGACTTACTGTAGATTTTGTTATGAAGAGCATGAATACAAGTAATATATTGACAATAATTTCTGAAAATACAGATGAAATAATAAATTATATATTAAATAATCTTGATAGAGGAGCATCTATAATAAAGGCTCAAGGTGCTTATACCAATCAAGAAAAAAATTTTATATATGTTGCAGTTAATAAAAAACAAAGGGGTGATATAGTTAGAAAAATTCAAAAAATAGATCCAAAAGCATTTATAATAATACAAGAAACTCTTGATGTAATAGGTTATGGATTTAAAAATTTTCATAACTTTATATAA